The stretch of DNA agcttaggccgtgtttagatcagGGGACGTGTaaacgaaaaaaaaatttgcgtggGAATCTttccaatttgaagtactaaatgaagtctatttacaaaattttttgcacagatgagttgtaaatcgcgagacgaatctaatgatgctaattaatccatgattaattaataattagtgaatggttactgtagcatcactgttgcaaatcatgaattaagtaagctcattagatgcgtctcgcgatttacagcccaactatgtaaaaagttttgtaaatagacttcatttagtacttcaaattagcaagatttcttttcactttaatgtgtttacggtttttttgcgtttacaggtgggatctaaacacatcTTTAGTCAAGGTAGAGTTTCACATTGATCCCGTTATCGATCAGCGACTGGACGACGGCCCTGATCTTCCCCTCGAACCTGTCCCGCTCCCTCGGCGTGTAGGTGCAGGTGTAGACGTCGGCCTCCTTCGCCCTCTCCGCCAGGAAACGGCCCACGGCCAGGCAGGCCGGTATGTCGGACCTCGACTTGAGCGCAGCCTTGATGTCCTTCGAATTGGTCCCCGCGACCGCGACCTGCCTGCACGTCGAACGGTGCGTGAGGGACGCCGAGACGAAGCGCTTGGAGATGAAGACGTCGAGCGTGAAGGGCTCCATGTATGCGATTGTGCGCTGCTTGAAAGAAATGTGCTTGTGCGGGTTCTTCGATCTCTTTTCCTTCTTGTATGTGTAGGGTCTACTGTTGTCTTCATCCACAAAGTCCTCCACGCCAAAGAAGCTCCTGGAAGAGCTTAAGATCTGGAAAGGGGGAAATCAAATCAACACCTATTAGCAAGTGAATCTGAAAAGGAAAATGCAAAACAgctaaaaagaaaaacacacagtCCATCACCTGTCAGCAAGTGAGTCTGAGaaggaaaaatgcaaaaaacCTCATTCAGCATTAGTAAATGCAGAAATTGATTGTCGATGCCATTTTACTGTGAATTATTGCATCTTTGGTAAGTGAATTGTTTATCTAGCGAACAATGTGCAACTTATATGCAAAAAAACGACTGTAAAAGTTCTCTTTAAGCCTTGATAAATACATGGCATCATTGATACTGAAAGATTAAAATGTACAATCACTGCAAATGTTGGAATCCAGGCCTGAATTATTTTCTGGCTTTGTTTTGCGCCAGTTGTGTGACCATTTATTTTGTTCCAATGTTAATGGAATGGCAGCTCTCTGGCctttcttttccaaaaaaaggCAGTCTGTAAATTTTGGAATAAAAGTCAGTATTGCATGTATTCCCGAAAAACCCCCTATGCTGGATGCCCACAGACCACAGGACTGCAACTAGTTTTGGAGAATGACTTGTATCCATTGCCACATGGATAAAAGGCTTATTGGTACTTGCTCTTTCATCATGTTCACAACCCAAGGTAGCTATTTGCAGCCACTAATCATCAAACATTATATAATGGATTAGGTTAGTTCATGGCAGGAATGAGTGGCAACCAAGCTATTATATTGGCATTTTAGCCAAGTGAGATACATAATATTGATTTTCATGTCTCAAATCCAATTGCAAGCAAGGCTACTGGGAAATGGAAACAATAATCTACTGAACATTGTAAAAATGTTATAATAACTCAAGCAGAACACTTTTATCCCGAAAAAATcttaatagaaaaggaaaagggtaCAAAATTTGCATCAGCAGTTCCATCATCCGTTAAATattggaaaaagtctatatcaccccctcaactatgggggtggactacataaccccccaacctataaaacggtctatatcaccccctgaactttcca from Panicum virgatum strain AP13 chromosome 9K, P.virgatum_v5, whole genome shotgun sequence encodes:
- the LOC120651691 gene encoding uncharacterized protein LOC120651691 isoform X2; the protein is MLKNILSQSWRKGAHVLQEGNPAPALYTCWSRFHSGQILSSSRSFFGVEDFVDEDNSRPYTYKKEKRSKNPHKHISFKQRTIAYMEPFTLDVFISKRFVSASLTHRSTCRQVAVAGTNSKDIKAALKSRSDIPACLAVGRFLAERAKEADVYTCTYTPRERDRFEGKIRAVVQSLIDNGINVKLYLD
- the LOC120651691 gene encoding uncharacterized protein LOC120651691 isoform X1, with protein sequence MLKNILSQSWRKGAHVLQEGNPAPALYTCWSRFHSGQILSSSRSFFGVEDFVDEDNSRPYTYKKEKRSKNPHKHISFKQRTIAYMEPFTLDVFISKRFVSASLTHRSTCRQVAVAGTNSKDIKAALKSRSDIPACLAVGRFLAERAKEADVYTCTYTPRERDRFEGKIRAVVQSLIDNGINVKLYLD